The following are from one region of the Anomaloglossus baeobatrachus isolate aAnoBae1 chromosome 1, aAnoBae1.hap1, whole genome shotgun sequence genome:
- the LOC142299714 gene encoding uncharacterized protein LOC142299714 → MRQETSGFDTVKDTPLEDPDLTLFVDGSRYADKEGQFRTGIAVVTEDAVMMTQALPASLSAQEAEIRALTEACKMAAGKKVNIYSDSRYAWGIAHDYGPIWKARDFITTNGTPVRHHKAVKELMESLLLPDTVAVLKVKAHTGGTSKEALGNALADRTAKEAALQALVTEVTKLCSLTNPEEQEEGKDGKSWEDMVRILQKQASKEERDKWIQDGAVQNEKHLILEKGKPCLPRALYPMVARWAHGITHQSKMKMHNLVREYYHAPGFSTAAANYTKGCLVCARCNPGKTEKTPQKCTPKPLYPFQRIQIDHIQMPHSGGFEYVLVVIDIFSGWPEAFPVKNQSAKTTMKKLLTEIVCRYGLPETIESDQGPAFTANLTKEIWQALGTELALHTPYHPQSSGKVERLNGTLKAKMLKAAQETGKPWHESLPLALFSVRHTPTGAHKLSPYEILFGSAPRLGLYFPQQLSLQYDTLTKFVVELAKHLTKVHSRVFSSIPDPQDLEGSHQIQPGDWVLIRKFTRRTLEPRYDGPFQVLLTTTTAVKVEGRPTWIHASHCKKMPDPGAGDGCLPSST, encoded by the coding sequence ATGAGGCAGGaaacctctggattcgataccgtgaAAGATACACCCTTagaagaccctgacttaaccctctTTGTGGATGGATCAAGGTATGCAGATAAAGAGGGGCAGTTTCGCACGGGGATAGCGGTGGTAACAGAAGATGCTGTGATGATGACACAGGCGTTACCCGCATCCTTGTCTGCTCAAGAAGCTGAGATACgcgctctcactgaagcctgcaagatggcggcTGGAAAGAAGGTGAACATTTACTCTGACTCCCGCTATGCATGGGGAATCGCTCACGATTATGGACCAATATGGAAGGcgagggacttcatcaccacaaatGGCACACCTGTACGCCACCACAAGGCCGTAAAAGAACTGATGGAGTCTTTGCTATTGCCAGATACAGTCGCGGTGCTCAAGGTCAAGGCCCACACTGGGGGAACCTCAAAGGAAGCACTGGGAAATGCTCTCGCTGACAGAACAGCCAAAGAAGCAGCACTACAAGCACTCGTCACTGAAGTGACCAAGTTATGCTCCCTAACCAATCCTGAAGAACAAGAAGaggggaaagatggaaagtcttgggaAGACATGGTCCGCATTCTTCAGAAGCAGGCCTCGAAAGAAGAGAGAGACAAATGGATCCAAGATGGAGCAGTACAGAATGAGAAACATCTGATACTGGAAAAAGGGAAACCATGCCTTCCGCGTGCTCTCTACCCGATGGTGGCCAGATGGGCCCATGGCATTACACATCAGTCAAAGATGAAGATGCACAATCTTGTGAGAGAGTACTATCACGCACCTGGATTTTCCACTGCAGCAGCAAACTACACGAAAGGATGTCTGGTCTGCGCCCGATGCAACCCTGGGAAAACGGAGAAGACGCCTCAGAAGTGTACACCCAAGCCGTTGTACCCCTTCCAGCGCATACAGATAGATCACATCCAGATGCCTCACTCAGGAGGATTCGAATACGTCTTGGTGGTGATAGATATCTTTTCCGGATGGCCAGAAGCGTTTCCTGTCAAGAACCAATCCGCGAAGACAACGATGAAGAAACTTCTCACGGAGATAGTGTGCAGATATggactcccggagaccatagaaagtgaccAGGGCCCTGCTTTTACTGCTAACTtgaccaaagagatatggcaggccttgggtACTGAATTGGCTCTACACACCCCGTATCACCCTCAGAGTAGTGGGAAAGTTGAGAGGTTAAATGGGACACTGAAAGCAAAAATGCTTAAGGCAGCGCAGGAGACAGGGAAGCcatggcatgagagtcttccccttgcattgttcagtgtcagacacaccccaacaGGAGCCCACAAGCTGAGCCCCTATGAGATCTTGTTTGGTAGCGCACCCAGATTAGGGTTGTACTTTCCACAACAGCTATCCTTGCAGTACGATACTCTGACCAAGTTTGTTGTGGAACTGGCTAAACATTTGACTAAAGTACATTCTCGAGTTTTCTCTTCCATTCCAGATCCTCAGGACCTAGAAGGCTCACACCAGATCCAACCAGGTGACTGGGTCCTCATCAGGAAATTCACCAGACGTACCCTTGAGCCCAGATACGACGGACCATTCCAGGTCCTTCTGACGACTACTACCGCTGTTAAAGTTGAAGGAAGACCCACATGGATCCACGCATCTCACTGCAAAAAGATGCCGGACCcgggagcaggagacggctgtctcCCATCTTCTACCTAA